The Hordeum vulgare subsp. vulgare chromosome 4H, MorexV3_pseudomolecules_assembly, whole genome shotgun sequence genomic interval AGGCTGAATAATGTAAACAAGTGTGAGCAATTCAGATGTAATTGGAAAAATAATGTATGTACCTTAATTATTTTTTTCCACCACTCATTTGATGCGGTTATAGCTCCATCTCCAGTTCGGCCACAACCAGTTTGCTGCCCCAACCACACCCAAGCAGTATAGTAGCTCTTGAGTCTAGCAATGCAACTTTTGAATTGCTTGGTACTATGCAGGAGGCCCACACGCTGATAAATTTTTTTCTTCATGTTATTGTATGCTCTACTTGTCCAAACACCATTCACACAGTGCCCATCCCTAGCTTCCTCACAGGCGATGTTACAAAAGAAAGTAATATGCGCGTCTGTCCAATCGGCCTTTGCAATGGTTTTCTAAACAAAAATAACAAGTGCACAATTCGAACATAAATAACAAGTAGACATTTCAAACCAAAAACAACAAGTTCACACAATTAGCTAGCACAAAAAAAAGATGAATTTTAACGCTGATACAAAAAAAGAACTATATACACAATTTAAAAAGTTACCTCTCCAAAACCATTgttgtcatcttcatcttcaaagcCTTCATTCCCGTCGACATCTTCTGAAGACGCAGCAGTTGACGACACACGTTGCTTccccgcagtttttcctctagtgccgACAGATGAGGACGCATTGGCTCGACCTACGCCGCGCCCGGTGACCTGCGACACGGTCCTCCCACGGCCTATGACGCCCCCTCAACGGCAGCTACGGCCTGGGCGACGAACGGACGCAGGTGAGAGCCGGCTCGACCTCTGATGTTCAGAGACCGGCTGCGACCTCCTCTGCCCTGGGGCATGGGCCTACCACGACCAGGTCCGATCGGAGGAAGGCCATGACCAGCCGACTGGTCGAAGAGGAGTTGCTGGTACGAGCCCAATTCCGGGAAATCGTCGACGTTGCTGTTGAGATCCAAGGAACGCCCGAAACCCATTCCCCTCCCGAGATTTCCACCGGCGGATGAGAACTGAGACAAAAAAGGCATCTGCTCGTCCTCCTCATCAGCCATGGTACGGTCACCTCGGACGCAGGGATCCTCATCAGCCATGGCGCGGTAACCTGCAGTTAATATGAATCATCATCAGCCTAATTGTCAACAGCAAACTAGAAATATTATCATGTGCAAGAATTGATTATTAACTTGCAATGGATGTATGAGTGAGTGCACCGATCACAGTTTGCTACATGTGTTAGCAAAAATTCAACAGCCCTAATGCAGTACTCGATCAAGCTGAGACGTAGGTAGCATACCAGGATATATATGGGACAATGAATAATTAGATGTGCCAATCAATATAACCAGCCAGCAGAAAATATGAACCTGCAGATGAACTAGCGAACCTGCAGATGAACTAGGGAGACGAGGCGGCGGCCGGGCGGCGGCCGGGCGGCGTCGgggcgggcggcggggcggcggcgtcggggcgagcgggcggcggggcggcgtctgggcgggccggcggccgggcggcgacggggcgggcaAGGACGGGGCGGGCGGTGCGAGCGTCGAGTCGTCCTGTCCCTGGAGCGATCGGGGCAGGCGGTGCGAGCGTTATGGGACCAGAAtataagtcccaataagctcctaTTAGAGAGTCTTATTTCATAAGTCCCAATTAACcataataagtcccaataagtcccttgtgtttggtttaggtgggacttatagggacttttttaagtcccaaaaccaataaggccctgtttgtttcataagtcctgggacttttttaagtcccaacttataagtcataagtccctacctgtttgtttacagggacttataagtcccgagtccctacctgtttgtttagggggacttataagtccatgttgcaCCTGCAGATGAACTAGCGATCAAGTCGAGTACTGTGGATGAACTAGCGAACCTGCAAATGAACTAGGGAGACGAGGCGGCGGCCGGGCGGCGTCGGGGCGGGAGGCGGCTGGGCgggcggccggcggggcggcggcgtcgAGGCGGGCGGGCGTCGGGAcgggcgggcggcggggcggcggcgtcggggcgagcgggcggcggggcggcggcgtcggggcgggcgggcggcggggcggcggcctcggggcgagcgggcggcggggcggcggcgtcggggcgagcgggcggcggggcggcgtctgggcgggccggcggccgggcggcgacggggcgggcggccggcggcgggcggcgacggggcgggcggccggcggcgggcggTGCGAGCGTCGTCCTGTCCCTGGAGCGATCCGGGCAGGCGGTGCGAGCGTTATGGACGAGAaaataagtcccaataagcttCTATTAGAGAGTCTTATTTCATAAGTCTCAATTAACCATAATAAGTCTTAATAAGTCCCTAgtgtttggtttaggtgggacttatagggatttttttaagtcccaaaaccaataagtccctggaaacaaacaacCTCTAAGTCCCTGGAAACGAACACCCtcttatgaaacaaacagggtCTAAGTCCCATTATTGTATCCAGTTGAATTTTGAACTTGTTCAAACCCTGTctaatttttttcttgttttaaatATTTAAATGCGATGAATATAGATCTACAAACGGATCATTGGTTCAAAGTTAAAAGTGTTATGAAGTGAGTAATTAAGTCAAAAGTATGAGTTGATGAACCTAAGCTGAAAGAATAAAATATGTCGAGAGCAATAAATTCCTACTGTCAAACAGTGATTGAAGCCCAGCAAACAAAAGCAAGCAATCCCATGTGtttaagcaaaatgaatgaaataCTTCGTATCTGATTGCATACGCACACGTCAACCAAACAATGCCACAGAAGCCCGTAAGTTGATTCCGTAAAAAAAGTTCGTGGGTGTAGCGTTGTCCAACAATAATAATCGATAGAGGGACTTTGCTAGACGTACGGACTTTTACGGGGGATTTACAGGCTCCTTAACGTTGATTGGCCGGAATTGATTAAGATGCAGAGCCTCATCAGTGAAATTCAGGGGATGGCCAATTAGAAAAACGCACAATTCCGAGTTCGTAAAACTCTGTAAAATGTGTCCGTAAATTTAGCATTATTGATAGACAGATACCAcatagaagagaaagaagaactgATGTATGGTTGGGCCGGTTAGTGCGGATGACACATGGAGCCGGTTCACATGGTAACGATTGTACTGCACCGTGCACTACAGCGGAGGATCCTGACCCGATGGACCCACCTACTTAGAGGTTGGGTAGTTGGGCCCACTTGGCagcatacctggccaaacggcaCGGCCCGTCATATTCATGCCCGGCACTACAGAACACGCCTCGTCAGAGCACGTTTATTAAACGGGTCGTACCGTGCCGGCCTGCGTGTCCGGGGTCCAGGCCCAAGCACAGCCCGCGGTACGCTGGGGCACGCTGACCCATttgattatttatttatttttaaaacagaccaaaaaaaatcaaaaatcccTCCTAAGCCCTCATAATCTCCCTCCTAAACCCACCCTCTCCCGCGCCTCCTCCCTCCCGCGGTCCCACCCCAGCCCGTTGGCCGCCTCGCGCCCTGCCCCGCTCCAACGGCCGGCCGCTCCCATCGCCCGAGGCGTGCCGTGCCGTGTCACGGGCCGGCCAACGCTAATCGTGTCATGCCGTGCTGGCACGCGGGCTCGGGGTGGCGGCCCACGGCGTGCTCGTGAGTGGCCCGAGCACGATTAGCCCGTGTCATGGGGATGTCGGGCCGGGCCGACTAGCACGGATCGTTTGGTGAGATTTGCTTGGCAGTACTTGGAGTTAAAAAAATAATATCCAATTCATGATGTTACCTGACGAGAGGTTGGTGTGTGTGATAAGTTTGGGACTTGTTTCACTCAACTGCCCACCCACGCCACGCAAGGAAGCAAGCAAGGAAACCGTCCGTCCCTATCTCTCATCTATCCATccatccacttcttcctcttcctcttcctctctgctCTGCTTTGCTTCTCGGCCAAGCCAAAGCCatcgcctctctcctctcctctcgccGGCGACGACTCTCCGGCAGGTAATTTAGGCGACCTCCCCTCCATTCTTGTAGGTTTCTTCTTCTGCTCATAGATGAATGGATCCATCCATGCACTAGAATCTGACAGCCAGCGCCTCTGTTCCTCTGCATCTGTATAATCAATCCCACAGGCCACACCAAGCAACAAGGAGGAAATGGCGGGCAGCGACTGGGAGGTGGTGTCGCTCACGGCCTCCACCTACGCCGCCGCACCAGGAGGACCAacctcgccaccgccaccgccaccgaccctcctccaccccctccacAACACAGAGACAGAGACAgagcttccccctcttcttcttgtcCCAAATCCTCCTGCTCCCCCTCCACACTTGTTCATGTCCCAGCACTTCAATCTGCCAAAGAAGGAGCCACTTTTTAGTAGTACCCATCTTCTTGAGAATACCGGAGGCCAAGAATTAGAATCCGACGACCCTGCCGTGCCGGACGCTGACGCCGACGGTCTCAACCTCAACATGCCCTGCCCACAAAACTACTGGGACGATGCGCCGGTTCTTGCTAGTCCCGCCGGCAGTGGCCcgcaggaagaaggaggaggaggggaggagccgCAGCAAACCACCATGCCCTGCTCTCTTCCTGACGCTGCTGCTGTGGGTTCTTCTGCCCTTCCTGACGACGCCACGGCGGCTGCTCCttccggcggaggaggagtgggcGCTTGCAACTGCAATGCCGCTCAGGCCTGgtgggagaagaccttctccttccCGCGCAGCGACGGCACGCAGCCCCTCGCCTTCCGCTTCGTCTTCGTCGCCGGCAAGCTGCAGATTCAGGAGGAGGACAACCTCCGCCCTGCCCCTGTCCCTGAATTCGGCCAAACCCAGGTAGTACCTACAAACTCCGCTCTGTTTTAGACCAACAACTCTGTTTTTTCTGCTGCTTAATTACATTACATACCATTATCATTGAGTAGCTAGATAGGATAGACACATGATGAGGAAATACCAATTGCTGATTCTGATTGAAACCAAGTAAGTACCAAGATTTGTAGACTGATTGACACCAAGCCGCTGATGATTAGCACTGGAGCAATAGTAATACACGTGCAACCAAGAGTTGCAATGAAATGTCAGGACAGTGAATAGTAAGCTAGAGCACTAGGGTAGTCCTGCATCATTCCGCTGTATGTAGTAGAGTAGTAGTATATGCTTGCTTGCCAATGACCCGGGGAATTACTTCTACTTTGCGCACAGCCCTTGCTTGTTGCAATTTTGCACCGGTTATGGATTCAAAATCTATGATAACATcacttttttctctctctttgctGTGGGAAATTAATTATTTCACAAGATCTCAGCTGCACGGTGACTGAGAGAAAACCCTGGAGTTTGTGCAAGTGAGGCTCACATCTCATCTGTGTGCTAGCTAGCCAAATACACCACCACACTAGCATAATTGTGTTGTGTAGCCTAGATACAATTTTGACACTAAGTAATGCTAATGATGATTATTACTACAGCAATACATTTGCAACCAAGAATTCCACTGAAATTACCTGAACCTATAACATCCTTTTTTTTTGCCATTGTAAAATTATTTCAGAAGATAAGCTGCGTGAGTGAGCCACTTGGTCAGGTGAAAGTCGGCATGCTTGGTGGTGGAAGCCCTGTCGCTCAGCAAGGGTAAATTAAGTACACAAGCTGCATAGTATGTtgctgacgatgacgatgatgatgaaaaacTAGTGTGGTAGCTAAGAAGTTGATGATGACTTcgatcgatgatgatgacgaaaaTGGTGTGATGAATCTTTCTACTTACTGTTATATGTAAGTGGAGTGGTAGTAGTTAATCAGAGATATTTATGGTTGAGCAGTAGTATTGGTTAATTCCATCTTGCTAGCTAGAGTGGTGCTTGTCAAATAAAGTGTGTTTAAGCAAACAGAGATATATAATTCTTCTTAGAAGATCATCAAGCATATTGTATATGAGATGAATGCGGTTTTGTTGGCTTCTGTTTGGCGCGCAGGTGATGTGGACATGTGGTGATAAGTACTACCTTCCCTTTGTTGTTGTGCCTTAATATAACCCGTTTTTGAACGGAAAATGCCCCTGTGAACCTGGTGATAGATGAACCCTATAAACTATTTCACGGACGTTTTTTGGCAATTCAAGAGAAAGTCATAAATCTTTGAAACTTTTTTGCGAACAAACTTGACTTATTGTCCTACTTGTAAGAAAAATTGACAAAAAAAAAACTGCCTTAAGAAATTCTGAGTATAACAACAAATTGTCCTTGACAATATAGAGTGAATATAACACCTAGTCATTTCGCCCCCCAATTTTGTTTTACAGGTAGGTCAATAAATCAAGTTTGTTGCCAATAATTTCGTGATTATTCGACCAATTTTGACGAAAAACTTTAGCGTGTGTGCTAGCTAAGTAAGAAGTTGATGATGACTTGGACCGATGGTGATGACGAAAAGGGTGTGGTGAATCTTTCTACTAACACTGATATGCAAGTGGAGTGGTAGTAGTTAATCAGAGATATTTATGGGCGAGCAGTAGTATTGGTTAATTCCATCTTGCTAGCTAAAACGTGTGGTGCTTGTAAAATAAAGCGTGATCAAGCAAGCAGAGAGTATATTTCTTGTTAGAAGATCATTGACCAGGTATACATGAAATGGACGGGATCTGTTGACATCTGTTTGGCAGACAGGTTACGTGGTGATGTGTGCTACCTCTGTAATTTAATACTATAGGACATTTTAAAAGTTTAAACTTTGATATAAAACGTTTTTGTGCTTCAAGTTAAACTGCAAAAACTTGTTAAATTAAACTACGGGGGTAGTAAGAGCCAAAAGGTTGGTGTAGAAGATCATTGAGCAATTATTTTTTTT includes:
- the LOC123446798 gene encoding ATG8-interacting protein 2-like, which encodes MAGSDWEVVSLTASTYAAAPGGPTSPPPPPPTLLHPLHNTETETELPPLLLVPNPPAPPPHLFMSQHFNLPKKEPLFSSTHLLENTGGQELESDDPAVPDADADGLNLNMPCPQNYWDDAPVLASPAGSGPQEEGGGGEEPQQTTMPCSLPDAAAVGSSALPDDATAAAPSGGGGVGACNCNAAQAWWEKTFSFPRSDGTQPLAFRFVFVAGKLQIQEEDNLRPAPVPEFGQTQKISCVSEPLGQVKVGMLGGGSPVAQQG